The following coding sequences lie in one Eubacterium ventriosum genomic window:
- a CDS encoding ATP-binding protein — MVNGSEVHIDIYDDRMEIYSPGGMPDGSMIQDRDPLTVPSTRRNPVLADVFNRLGYMERKGSGFGKIISGYEFQINYDESKRPSFRSDRYQFTVVMPNLNYDVSHDFEENEAMSESMSESMSKLERTRMQIILHYLDTNKKINSSIAAKLLKVEIKTASRLLLKAEKLDILNSYGKTKNKVYFRE; from the coding sequence CTGGTAAATGGAAGTGAAGTTCATATTGACATATACGATGACAGAATGGAAATCTATTCTCCGGGAGGAATGCCGGATGGGTCCATGATTCAGGACAGAGATCCGCTTACAGTACCTTCTACCAGAAGAAATCCGGTTCTTGCGGATGTGTTCAACAGGCTTGGATATATGGAGCGTAAAGGTAGTGGATTTGGAAAGATTATTAGTGGATATGAATTTCAAATTAATTATGATGAGAGTAAAAGACCATCATTTCGCTCGGACAGATATCAGTTTACTGTAGTAATGCCGAATCTGAATTATGATGTTTCTCACGATTTTGAAGAAAATGAGGCAATGTCCGAATCAATGTCCGAATCAATGTCCAAATTGGAAAGAACAAGAATGCAGATTATTTTGCACTATCTCGATACAAATAAAAAAATAAATAGCTCTATTGCAGCAAAATTATTGAAAGTGGAAATAAAGACGGCAAGTCGACTGCTATTGAAGGCAGAAAAATTGGATATTCTTAATAGTTATGGAAAAACAAAGAATAAAGTATATTTTAGAGAATAG
- a CDS encoding polymorphic toxin-type HINT domain-containing protein: MLGACWGAITGAVIGGVAGGLESMSQGGSFLDGFEDGAFSGAVGGAIGGAAFAGLGVAGSALGKGISCASKLGKAIKGTAAVSKVLSLGMAGFDMISLADMAIDNKNNPIADLNKKLHSNKAYNVFQISVSALAVFTGGMTTTMKCFVAGTLVLTIDGLKKIEDIEVGDRVLAADTDTMERKYKEVLDTFVRKTNDLIHIFIGEEEIVTTADHPFWVEGKVFVPAMSLVIDSELLNNSGNVVRVDNLLRETNADGAEVYNFKVDEYHTYYVGDMHILVHNAGDAYSRPSGFRKGVRDKAWEEVEKASPDGIVHDPKTGRPMSKDEPWDMGHKPGYEFRKHRASARERGITRKQFLDEHNNPSHYRPELPSSNRSHVCEDLTDLYLGP; this comes from the coding sequence TTGCTTGGAGCCTGTTGGGGAGCAATAACAGGAGCAGTTATCGGTGGTGTTGCCGGTGGACTGGAAAGTATGAGCCAAGGCGGTTCTTTCCTTGACGGATTTGAAGATGGTGCTTTTTCAGGTGCAGTAGGCGGTGCTATTGGAGGCGCAGCTTTTGCAGGACTTGGAGTTGCCGGATCCGCATTAGGCAAGGGAATCAGTTGTGCATCAAAACTCGGAAAAGCAATAAAGGGAACGGCAGCGGTATCAAAAGTGCTGAGCCTTGGAATGGCTGGATTTGATATGATTTCTTTAGCTGATATGGCAATTGATAATAAAAATAATCCTATTGCTGATTTAAATAAAAAGCTACATTCAAATAAAGCTTATAATGTATTTCAAATAAGTGTGTCGGCACTTGCAGTATTTACCGGTGGTATGACAACAACTATGAAGTGTTTTGTCGCAGGAACTTTAGTATTAACAATAGATGGATTAAAAAAAATCGAAGACATCGAGGTTGGAGATAGGGTTTTAGCAGCAGATACAGATACGATGGAAAGAAAATACAAAGAGGTATTAGATACATTTGTAAGAAAGACAAATGATTTGATACATATTTTCATTGGAGAAGAAGAAATAGTTACTACAGCAGACCATCCATTTTGGGTCGAGGGAAAAGTTTTTGTCCCTGCAATGAGCCTTGTAATAGATAGTGAATTATTAAACAACAGTGGAAATGTAGTACGTGTTGATAATTTACTTAGAGAAACAAACGCTGATGGTGCAGAGGTATATAACTTTAAAGTAGATGAGTATCATACGTATTATGTAGGAGATATGCATATTCTTGTTCATAATGCAGGTGATGCATATAGTCGTCCTTCGGGATTCAGAAAAGGTGTAAGAGATAAAGCATGGGAAGAAGTTGAAAAAGCATCTCCAGATGGTATAGTTCACGATCCTAAAACAGGACGACCAATGAGTAAAGATGAACCATGGGATATGGGACATAAGCCTGGGTATGAGTTTAGAAAACATAGAGCAAGTGCACGGGAAAGAGGAATTACTAGGAAACAGTTTCTAGATGAACATAATAATCCTTCACATTATAGACCAGAATTGCCGTCATCAAATAGGAGTCACGTATGCGAAGATTTAACAGATTTATATCTAGGACCATGA
- a CDS encoding NUDIX hydrolase — MYNENRELLGKDHVRGEQLPIDGYHLVVHVWIRNSKGEYLISQRSANRPTYPLMWECVGGSVVKGEDSLLGAIREAKEEVGVDLMPENGQVLFTKTRKIIEGKIFNDIMDVWLFEYDGEVDLGNATTDEVAQVAWMDRKQIKELFDADMFVDTLEYFFTEVDKKC; from the coding sequence TTGTATAATGAAAACCGAGAACTTCTGGGAAAAGACCATGTAAGAGGAGAGCAGCTACCGATAGACGGATACCATCTGGTGGTGCATGTCTGGATTCGTAATTCTAAAGGAGAGTATCTTATCTCGCAGCGTTCAGCAAACAGACCGACATATCCTTTGATGTGGGAATGTGTAGGGGGTTCGGTTGTAAAAGGAGAGGATAGTTTATTAGGAGCAATCCGGGAGGCAAAGGAAGAAGTTGGCGTTGATTTGATGCCGGAAAATGGACAAGTTCTTTTTACAAAGACACGAAAAATCATTGAGGGAAAAATCTTTAATGATATTATGGACGTTTGGCTGTTTGAATATGACGGAGAGGTTGATTTAGGCAATGCCACAACGGATGAAGTGGCACAGGTTGCATGGATGGACAGAAAGCAGATAAAAGAATTGTTTGATGCGGATATGTTTGTGGATACATTGGAGTACTTTTTTACAGAAGTGGATAAGAAATGTTGA
- a CDS encoding DEAD/DEAH box helicase → MRNRSLTAECNKIFNFWKLEEYFTPSDYPELTLTIKEGKQDIPFDAYYNAYSTRSLPLKEYKAHNEYLRQKHKSDEKLYNRANVYCGCYKIKTFVEKMAEKCKLDMEKYAEINELSGRFYIFSVQIDLDGKITEEGVQVSPFFYAVLCMIKAEGINVNIMQENIWKLNEEVNEILKQNNVQILEFTDVTIVKNIIFDKLRIESESEVGLKSASDKVYACKGLKKEDETSDFTSFYLDEIENVQKNHKNNENLIKYTTSLLAGNQKKIMIDSDVCSMKKWLEVDRFPMGKYPSKFSPTLMQQIAINIAISENDRKEKIFSVNGPPGTGKTTLLKEIIASNVVQLAEVLIKYGISGSNFVSRKVESASNARYTEKYYEIPEEISKYGILVVSNNNGAVENITLDLPKSGDMEKDKTRTDYFDRKINKEVYFSAVADNLLGKEGGAWGLISARMGRKSYVTEVLESCVFAKKNDASDKVTLDLAREDSISWDEAIDKFNVAKRKVLLLREGIKKDQKLLDDFYKEGEGLAKSKLDLKQLLIEKEQLNIKLNDVRTELESNEQETLEQEGEIKYIKEHSSIFKKLLILLGIGKIGRHVAEKQKYVDELIINHEDIKRRYSLAVRNTEEVCTKIEKQYSIIAALTKKVQILEEKIYGNNGSLKNKYKNNFADKNFYIDIKESEDSQNACPWTFDEYDMAREELFFASLQVRKAFILESPYIKRNLFVYEAYNNGKYTMEEKKEMFPHLFNSLSIVIPVLSSTFASVGRFLKHAGNMSLGMLIIDESGQAVPQSALGAIYRTRRAVVVGDPLQVEPVVTIPKVLIDILADSTCVANEYKVIENSAQTFADNINEFNGMIGERQVGCPLVVHRRCIEPMFSISNLISYDNRMFNKTNKKEEYLKPEKPFLIKKSGWINVEGVENGGKDHFVKNQAERVCQLMEDAVHIYSDLFETDDKIFIITPFRTVAESMRKFIISYFSAKGYDKEILSKWTKNCVGTVHTFQGKDANEVLLVLGCSNKSAGAMNWVVKKANILNVACTRAKYRIAFIGNINDWKNRRYFREFIPNLIDIINV, encoded by the coding sequence ATGAGAAATAGATCTTTAACAGCGGAATGTAATAAGATATTTAATTTTTGGAAATTAGAAGAATATTTTACACCATCGGATTATCCCGAATTGACTTTAACAATAAAAGAGGGAAAACAAGATATTCCGTTTGATGCATATTATAATGCTTACAGTACAAGAAGTTTACCATTAAAAGAATACAAGGCACATAATGAGTATTTGAGACAAAAACATAAATCTGATGAGAAGTTGTATAATCGTGCAAATGTTTATTGTGGCTGTTACAAAATTAAAACCTTTGTGGAAAAAATGGCTGAAAAATGTAAATTAGATATGGAAAAATATGCAGAGATAAACGAATTGTCAGGTAGATTTTATATTTTCTCAGTTCAGATAGACTTAGATGGGAAAATTACAGAAGAAGGCGTGCAAGTCAGTCCGTTCTTTTATGCTGTACTTTGTATGATAAAAGCCGAGGGCATAAATGTTAATATTATGCAAGAAAATATATGGAAGCTAAATGAAGAAGTAAATGAGATACTTAAACAAAATAATGTACAAATATTGGAGTTTACAGATGTAACAATAGTAAAAAATATTATATTTGATAAACTGAGAATTGAGTCTGAAAGTGAAGTTGGGCTAAAAAGTGCTTCGGATAAAGTATATGCATGTAAAGGTTTAAAAAAAGAAGATGAAACAAGTGACTTTACCAGTTTTTATTTGGACGAAATAGAAAATGTTCAGAAGAACCATAAGAATAATGAGAATTTGATAAAATATACCACCTCATTATTGGCAGGAAATCAAAAAAAGATAATGATAGACAGTGATGTTTGTTCCATGAAAAAATGGTTAGAAGTAGATAGATTTCCGATGGGAAAATATCCATCAAAGTTTTCTCCGACATTAATGCAGCAAATAGCTATAAACATAGCTATATCAGAAAACGATAGAAAGGAAAAAATATTTTCAGTAAATGGACCACCAGGAACGGGAAAAACGACTCTTTTGAAAGAAATCATTGCTTCAAATGTTGTCCAATTAGCAGAAGTTTTAATTAAATATGGAATTAGTGGTAGTAATTTTGTTTCTAGGAAAGTTGAATCCGCATCAAATGCTAGATATACAGAAAAATATTATGAAATACCAGAAGAAATTTCTAAATATGGAATTCTTGTGGTATCAAATAATAATGGAGCTGTAGAAAATATCACGCTCGATTTACCGAAATCTGGCGATATGGAAAAAGATAAAACTAGGACAGATTACTTCGACAGAAAGATAAATAAAGAAGTGTATTTTTCAGCGGTAGCAGATAATCTTTTGGGAAAAGAAGGAGGTGCGTGGGGATTAATATCAGCTCGTATGGGAAGAAAATCCTATGTTACTGAAGTTTTAGAATCTTGTGTATTCGCTAAAAAAAATGATGCTTCGGATAAAGTGACATTAGATCTGGCAAGAGAAGATAGTATTTCGTGGGATGAAGCTATTGATAAGTTTAATGTAGCTAAAAGAAAGGTTTTGTTATTAAGAGAAGGCATCAAAAAAGACCAAAAACTCTTGGATGATTTTTATAAAGAAGGAGAGGGTTTAGCGAAGAGTAAATTGGACTTAAAACAGTTGCTCATAGAAAAGGAGCAATTAAATATAAAGTTAAATGATGTAAGAACGGAATTAGAAAGTAATGAACAGGAGACTTTAGAGCAGGAAGGGGAAATTAAGTATATTAAGGAACATAGCTCTATTTTTAAGAAACTACTTATCCTTTTGGGAATAGGGAAAATAGGTAGGCATGTTGCTGAAAAACAAAAATATGTCGATGAGTTAATAATTAATCACGAAGATATTAAACGTAGATATAGTTTGGCTGTGAGAAATACAGAAGAAGTATGTACAAAAATTGAAAAGCAATATAGTATAATCGCTGCTTTAACAAAGAAAGTACAGATACTTGAAGAAAAAATATATGGAAATAATGGGTCTTTGAAAAACAAATACAAAAATAATTTTGCAGATAAAAATTTTTATATAGATATTAAAGAATCTGAGGACTCGCAGAATGCATGTCCGTGGACATTTGACGAATATGATATGGCTAGAGAAGAATTGTTTTTTGCTTCACTACAGGTGCGAAAAGCATTTATTTTGGAGTCGCCATATATAAAAAGAAATCTATTTGTATATGAAGCATATAATAATGGGAAATATACAATGGAAGAAAAAAAGGAGATGTTTCCGCATTTGTTTAATTCCTTGTCAATAGTGATACCTGTACTATCTTCTACATTTGCATCTGTCGGAAGATTTTTAAAGCATGCAGGAAATATGAGTTTAGGTATGCTTATAATTGACGAATCGGGACAAGCAGTTCCACAGTCTGCTTTAGGAGCAATTTATAGAACAAGGCGAGCAGTTGTTGTGGGAGATCCATTGCAAGTAGAACCTGTTGTAACAATTCCTAAAGTGCTAATTGACATACTGGCTGATAGTACTTGTGTAGCAAATGAATATAAGGTGATTGAAAATTCAGCTCAGACTTTTGCTGATAATATAAATGAGTTTAACGGTATGATCGGGGAACGCCAGGTTGGTTGTCCGTTGGTTGTTCACAGAAGGTGCATAGAACCAATGTTTTCTATTTCAAATTTGATTTCATATGACAATAGAATGTTTAATAAAACAAATAAGAAGGAAGAATATTTGAAACCAGAAAAACCATTTTTGATAAAAAAATCTGGATGGATTAATGTTGAAGGAGTAGAAAATGGTGGCAAGGATCATTTTGTGAAAAATCAAGCTGAGAGAGTATGCCAATTAATGGAAGATGCAGTACATATATATTCAGATTTGTTTGAGACAGATGATAAGATTTTTATAATTACACCTTTTAGAACAGTTGCAGAATCAATGCGTAAGTTTATCATTAGCTACTTTTCAGCAAAAGGATATGATAAGGAAATCTTGTCAAAGTGGACCAAAAATTGTGTTGGTACAGTGCATACTTTTCAAGGTAAAGACGCGAATGAGGTACTTTTGGTATTAGGTTGTTCAAATAAAAGTGCAGGTGCAATGAATTGGGTAGTAAAGAAAGCTAATATACTTAATGTTGCATGCACCAGAGCAAAATATAGAATAGCATTTATTGGCAATATAAATGATTGGAAAAATAGGAGGTACTTTAGAGAGTTTATTCCGAATTTAATTGATATAATAAATGTGTAA
- a CDS encoding plasmid mobilization protein, giving the protein MSNQHKRPTISFRISDAERRQIEAHILASGMMKKDYFVRSCIYNRICVVGKKETIYPLVQTVNALYLQLLEMQKTFTECCEHQTLNNLTTCNEIKELQTDYNNMLTAIIDLLDGAKYLWEGEHNETK; this is encoded by the coding sequence ATGAGCAATCAACACAAACGTCCAACAATAAGTTTTAGAATCAGCGATGCTGAACGCAGACAAATTGAAGCCCATATCCTTGCCAGCGGTATGATGAAGAAAGATTACTTTGTCCGTTCCTGCATATATAACCGAATCTGCGTTGTAGGCAAGAAAGAAACCATATATCCGCTTGTGCAGACTGTTAATGCTCTGTATCTGCAACTGCTTGAAATGCAAAAAACATTTACTGAATGCTGTGAGCACCAAACTTTAAACAATCTCACTACATGCAATGAAATCAAGGAACTACAGACCGATTATAATAATATGCTTACAGCCATCATTGATCTGCTTGATGGCGCTAAGTATCTGTGGGAAGGAGAACATAATGAAACAAAATAA
- a CDS encoding suppressor of fused domain protein, with translation MQQKKYIFQILHKEIKLAPKVLAFADDTNENSIDIYIGEDRPDIGLNTYSTIGLSKFPVDLVCSDGREIRVEYIGMCNSDFSEFPNIVASCAFNIIKDNYICKPGMVAIDAIADYCDELEMKHIYYTIPIFWEKLQGIEYENIIINWLYMVPISDKELEYIEEFGDEKFEELLEEKNVDVFDIYRKSII, from the coding sequence ATGCAACAAAAAAAATATATTTTTCAAATTCTTCATAAAGAAATAAAACTTGCACCTAAAGTGTTAGCTTTTGCAGATGACACAAATGAAAACAGTATTGATATTTATATTGGAGAAGATAGGCCAGATATAGGGCTTAACACATACTCTACTATTGGACTATCAAAGTTTCCAGTTGATTTGGTTTGTAGTGACGGAAGAGAAATCAGAGTAGAATATATTGGAATGTGTAATAGTGATTTCAGCGAATTTCCTAATATTGTTGCGTCGTGTGCATTTAATATTATTAAAGATAATTACATATGTAAGCCAGGAATGGTGGCGATTGATGCTATCGCGGATTATTGTGATGAACTAGAAATGAAGCATATTTATTATACTATTCCAATATTCTGGGAGAAGCTACAAGGAATAGAATATGAAAATATAATTATTAATTGGTTATATATGGTGCCAATTTCCGACAAAGAATTAGAATACATTGAAGAGTTTGGTGATGAAAAATTCGAAGAACTATTAGAAGAAAAAAATGTCGATGTGTTTGACATATATAGAAAATCAATAATATAG
- a CDS encoding TNT domain-containing protein — protein MDRYGSKYGQYTSPVGTPFGQRALPYRDNLWAYHKYAVVKDINNVTTSTIESTFNMLGMGIQIEMPSLIKRLVKVGYLREIL, from the coding sequence ATTGACAGATATGGTTCTAAATATGGACAATATACTTCTCCGGTAGGAACACCTTTTGGTCAAAGAGCATTGCCATACAGAGATAATTTATGGGCATATCATAAGTATGCTGTTGTTAAGGACATTAATAATGTAACTACATCGACTATCGAATCTACGTTCAATATGCTAGGTATGGGTATTCAAATTGAAATGCCTTCGTTGATTAAGAGATTGGTAAAGGTTGGATATTTGAGGGAGATATTATAA
- a CDS encoding GNAT family N-acetyltransferase codes for MDMSLVEKESYEYYKNTLETGEHIGYLVYDNETFIGAGGVSFYQVMPTYHNPTGKKAYIMNMYTAPAYRRQGIAFHTLDLLVKDAKKQGVSQIALEATDMGRPLYEKYGFVKMEDEMELKHSHACSD; via the coding sequence ATGGATATGTCATTGGTGGAAAAAGAATCCTATGAGTATTATAAGAACACATTAGAAACTGGTGAGCATATTGGATATCTGGTGTATGATAACGAAACCTTTATTGGTGCTGGTGGTGTCAGCTTTTATCAGGTTATGCCGACATATCATAATCCAACAGGTAAAAAGGCTTATATTATGAATATGTATACGGCACCGGCATATCGGAGACAGGGGATTGCATTTCATACATTGGATTTACTGGTAAAGGATGCGAAGAAACAGGGCGTATCACAGATTGCATTGGAGGCGACAGATATGGGGCGGCCTTTATATGAAAAATATGGATTTGTAAAAATGGAAGATGAAATGGAGCTGAAGCATAGTCATGCGTGTTCCGATTAG